DNA sequence from the Lonchura striata isolate bLonStr1 chromosome 7, bLonStr1.mat, whole genome shotgun sequence genome:
CACTTAACTAATTCTGCACAAATATTCATGAGCATGTTGAACGAGTTTTAACAAATAGAGCAGGCATCTTGCCAGTCACAGCTGAACAGCAATGAAATCTAAACACAGACATTGCAGAAAAAGTTATTCATTATTTCAGAAGAAAGTGGGAGGAGATACCAGTGTTACGTATTTTACAATATTTCTGATAGAACCTAAAAATTAACAAGGAAATATTCAACCATAGCCAAACATGAGGAACACCTACAAAGCTTAAGAACCCTTACAGGTGCTTATTGTAATAAATTTGTAATACAAAGAATTTGCATTTTAGCATTTAGCAATTAAACTTTTTCTCCCAGTAGAGCACTTTGGGTGTTTGTACGTTGtgtttatttggtttatttaaaTAACCAATTTTCACTCTGAATACTTTCATTCCTTTGGAGGTGCATTCTATTGCATTCTAAATTATTTCATGTCTCAAGGCAATATTAAGAATTTGAATAACAATAAAACCCCTACAGTGATCAAATTTCATCACTTTCTCAGTATTTTAGGCTCATTATGaccatatttaaaaacaaaaagctatAATGCTACCACCCACacatatctttaaaaaaagagaaaatagaaaaacaagATATGCATTACTACTTTTCCAAAGCTTTTTGAGGTAGCATGTGAAAACGTAGTTTTTAGGAATGTCTTTTATTTATAGTGCAGGAAGTTCACATAGAAGCCCAGACATTTAAGCTAAATGCCAGCTATACATACTCAGCTTTGACAGCCAGGGATCTCTACCCTGTTTTCTGTTATCTACTGACAGTAGTAGATAGTTCAGGTTTTCAGTGATGTTACTATGAGCACAATGGTTCCATTTATTCccaggaagaaattattcctgaTTGTCTTAAACCTGTGACTTCACTTGGACATAcacctttctcttttttattttggtttaaatTACTATTAGGTAGGATACACATTGTCTCAACTATGTTCCTTTCAGTGGTGCACAAATTGCTTAGAATCTTACATATAAGCTTGTATTTTGTCTTTCCTACACCCAGAGCTCTCTGAAATACTGAAGGTGATGAGTTTTTGTAGGAAGGTAATCTGGGAAAAACAACATATTACTCCATAATTTAATAGAAACCACATGACAAAGCAAGTATAGGCTAAACACCAATAGGCAGGCTTATGCTTAgtatattaatttaataattcaCTCAACGAGCTGCAAACAGATTAATTGTGTCAAGAGAATTTTTAACCATGGTAGTAGTCTTTCATGCCTTAATTCATATGTGGCATTACCTCAAGTTGATTggagaaaaacagcagaaaagccAGAAATCCTTTAAAAAGTTTGTTTATCAACAAGGAAGAAcaacagagacagaaaagaaacaatggTCATCTTTATTAAAAGCCTGCACAGAAAACTGAATGGTACCTTTTGAATTAGAGCAAACTGATCTGATCATCCAAGAAATAAGAATACAAGCCAtcctaaacaaacaaaccaacaaacagaGTAAGAGGAGGAACGGGCTGCAAGCCTTTAATTGTGTCCCAGGTTTTCAGTAGACTTGCagaatttatcttttttatgCAAGAGTGGTAAATCCGCACTAAAATTACACTGTTCTATATCAAACTCAAAAGCAATTAATGCAAACAGAAACTTACCTTTacagctgctgtcactgcagcagtTGCTGCCAAATTCAACCCTTGCCTTCCAAAATTCACCATGGTCTCATACCCTCTTTCTTTGGCTTGGACAATGTACTCATCAatctcctaaaaaaaaaaaaaaaaaaaaaaatttaaattttagaaGGCTGCTCTTAAGAGAGCAGAATTACTCCACAGTATTATTTTTCCATCAGTAAAGGAAgacagaagaaatatttaatggGATATATCTTTGTATTCAGAGGTTTCATTCATTACAAttgtctcattttaaaaaaggattaTATGTGGTCAAACAAAAAGATAAAGTAGATTTTTGTACAGCTCAGAAACATTGCAACAAGCTTCTTACAGAGAGTAAGCTTAACTTATTGGACAGAAGCATTTCAAGAAATAACATCATCTAACATGAAGAAGCCAAGGAGCTCCCCTAGAAAGGTAGAGCCGACTCACAGAGAACTCCCAAAGGCACAGCTTTGAAATAGTTAAGCACCAAGGACAATACAGTCATGACATTTATCTCCAGCTCTGGCAAATGCCTGGAGTTGAAGATAAAAGTCTGCAAGGTACTTCCCAACAGCTTGCAGACTACAGGGACATATCCCTTCACCTTACAAAGTCGAAAATTGTTTATAGTACAATCTTCAGAAGGTCAAGATGACCTTACTGTTCCTATCAGTGGCAATCTTGTCAGCTACTTGCTTTGCCTAATAAAGGCCAAGCCTAGCCTTATGAACTGACCTTTAGGAATGCTATTTTCTGTAGTGTGAGGTTTCTCAGTGCTTGTCTTCACACCTTTGCTAATTGCTCTTTCCACACATCCAAGCAGGATGCTGAAAAAGAGCTAAGCAGAGCTGTGTTCCTGTCATGCTTTGACTAAAGCTAACCGTCTTCTAGCTATTTTTATGTTTGGATATTTACTGTCGCAGACTGGTGTACCCTTAAAACTCAGTGACAAGTCTCTCCTCTTATCTTGTCagtttgcaaaacaaaaaaagtcatCGATGTCAATCATCCTGAGAAGTGTTATTACTAGTTTATgctagaaaaaaatgttaacatAAACAGCTTTTAGTAAGGCTGTGTTCATAGTTCTGTGCAGAGAGCACTGCACACGTGCTTGCAGTGGAAAGTCAAGCTGCATCACTTCCACTCAGCTCAGAGGGGCTCCTCAGAGTGCATCAAGCAGAGCAGGGAACACCAAGCTCTCATGTCAATAGGAAGCAGGACCTTGTCTGCTCAGGCAAGTGAAACAGAAGCACAGACAAAGACAGTCATGTGCATTTGCCTCTGCTAGTCCAAATTCATGCTGCCAGGCAAGACAGTAACAAGCTGCTCTGCTTTTACAGTGTATCTAGCAACAGCTTTTATTTCAGCATATGGTGTTTCCATATTAGGCATTAAAAATCTCAGAAGTAATTTCTTACCCTTTCTTTAGAAGAAAGCAGTGGGTGGAGGAATTTTCTGTAGATTAAACTTGCCCCTCTAGTATATGGGGAAAGGAGCCAGATAACAAAAGCTATCTTCAGTTCATAGTACAGTGGAAACCTACAGACAAGTTAAAGGTTGCACAAAATCAACAACTGCAGTAAGAAAATGCACAGTAATTAATCATTATGAAGAGATCTTTTAAAAAGCCACAGTTATATTAGCATATAGGATTCTTCAAATACAAGAAGTTACATTAGACAAAAATTAAATGAGTTATGGAATTATGGACTACTGTCATTTAAGAAATTATAACAGCTAATATACTTGGCTTTTCATTATACATTCCTGCATAGAAAAGTTCTATGCCATCCTTGTAACAGTTCCATTCCCCTGTTCACTTTCTACATTGAAACTGGAAATGTTATAGTCCCTACTTCAAGTGACAGTGTACAGCAAACTGGAAAACAGATGCTGTTCATCTATGCACCAAGATCTTTTCCTGTAAAAAGGGTTATTCCACAAGCACAACTTCTTTATACAAAATAAATCAGTGCAAATCAAAAAAACATCAGAAACCAATGTAGTTTCCTTTATTGTTCATAAAAAGCAGGGTCTTACCAAGAGACTGTTAGGTCAGTTATCGTTTCAGTCACTGTATAAAGAGCAAACACAATCCAGTACATCATCCAGCGAACctggaaattaaaatatcattttcACTAAGAGCTTGGATTTCACCTATAAACATAATATACTATACACTGTACAGTGTGTTCAGAGTTATCAAAGCAAGACATTCAACAGTAGCTCAGTCTTCATAAACCAGCTTTCAGGTGAAATGATCAGGTGACGATCCTGAAAGATTTCTGCTCACAAGTAGAACTGGTGGAAGCTGCCACAAAGCTCAGTGAAATGGCTGTGTCACCAGGGTCACAACCTCACCTAGGCTGGCTTCACAGATTTGATTCTGTCTCCACAAAGCTTTAGTGATAGGATCGTCtaccaagaaaaacaaacaaacaaacaaaaaaaaaaaaaaaaaaaaaaaaaacacaaaacaaaacaaacaaaaaaaaccaaacaaaacaaaacagtgcaGAATTACGTATAAAGAGCAATTGCCACCATAACACTAAAGGATATTTCATTCTCTTCCGCACTCAACTATATGTTCACATACAAGCTTATGTTAATACCATGCACACAAAAGGCAGCATTAGTGAACCTTTGCCTTAATTTTACAGTATGTGTTATTCAGCTTTATATTAAGTTCCACGTCTGTGATTAATAGTATGGTATTAACACTGAGGCAAGGCaacataaaaaacattttcatggagattttaattctgtttataTGCCAAGAACTACAAAATTCTTGTTAATAAAAAAAGCTCACATGTTAATGCTTATGGGGTTTACAggtataaacatttttttatttaaggtTTGCACTATATATCATTGCTTTGAAATCAGACAATGCTCTCAAAATAGTATAGTTTGTTTTATAACAGTTAAGAGACTCACTCATTTTTCTTGAGCATTTGTTCAAATGTGGTTGCCTAAGCTGATTACATCTTTCAGAAAAAGTACTACAGAAATAGTTCCCAATGCATTTGTCTTCCCTAAGCTATCAGATGCCAAATGCAAAGTATTTCCAAAATGGGTCACTGCAAACCACCACTGGTTATTTGTACAAACTGAATATACACATGTTCTTTAAATTCCTAGAAAAAAGCCTGCAACAACACAAaaccatttaaaaacaaacaaaaacaaaaaaccaaaccagcaaagaataaaacaaagccACCACAACTGTTAGAGACTAGTTTGAGCCCTAAATTCAGGATACTCTCTTTCGAAGGGAGGATATATATACACACGCACCTTCCCACAGAGGATGTGGCTCAGATTTAATCTTCACTTTTAAAACAATCTTTTTGAAGTGGATTTAAACAACTACTCAAAACTTAATGATACACTGCTGCCTATTTCATGGATGTGCATTATAGCTTAAAACCACTTCCTCTGTCAGAACCTGAGacccatttattttaaatgctctTCTGTGTTTCAGTGTGAAAAGAAACTCAGTCATGTGATAACATTCTTCATTTCAATCTCTCAGAGGATTTAGATATTTTAGGCTTGAATAAACGAAGACAAATGTACACAACAGCTGAAGTCACTGCTGACAAGCCATGTGATATTTAGACTGGTGACCCTTCCATGAACCTGAGTCAACAcctgaatgaaaacaaaattaaatccaACCTTGCCCCATCAACTTAAGCATAATGCAATGCAATTTTTAAGATGCCATGCAAGACtgtatttttccccaaaatgatTTATCCAGGCTGTTCTTTCTTGAATCAACACCTATTTACCCAATCAAGGACAGCAATGGAAGTGGAATTTCTCCTGGGCTGTTAGGAACAGTTAAAAAAGCCCCGCAGAATGGCACATGAGATCTGCCAGGAGTCCTGCTGAGGACTGGGCAAAGATTCTATAAAACACAAATCATATTCTAGTACAACTAATGCAGTAGGCACCACAAGTATCCTTGACAAATGAACCTGAGCATCTTAGCGGGGTTTtcataacagaaaaaaagaaaaaaagacatgaaaaatTGAAGGTCAGATTTCACACTACCCAGAATACTGTCATCTACTTTAAGTAACAGAAGCTTTGATTGAGTTCTACTTTTCATGTTAAAAGAGTGATTACAGATTGGTTTcattgagggttttttcctagCATCTAAGTGTTAAACTCATCTTTGTTGGCTCTGTCTAAAGCACATTCTTTCAGGTCAAGATTTGGAAGCCAGGATTTGAAAAGGCTGGTCTATTCAGATTATAAACTACATTTCATATGTTTATTTCAAGTACTTCAGTGCAATACAGTGAAAAAACATCTCAAATATCTTAGTCAACTCCATTAAACCAGGGGAATTACAACAACAAATAAATCTCCTCAAAGGCACAGATTCTAAGTTTTATCATCAAAGTCCATAAGTCTTTTAAATTACCATAATCAGCACAACACGTTTTCTCCCAGAAATAATCTTTGACCAGTTTGCTGCATCATAACCTACACAACAAGTCAAGATTTCtattctttttgtttgcttggtttttagTGGTAGAAGTAATGGCTGAGTAAAATATCTTACTGTTACAAAGCTCTTATCAATTCAGCAACAAACACAGATGGCTCCTGagccacacacacaaaaccctGGAAAGGAAGTTGTGCTTGGACCACAATGTGAGTGGCAGCAGACCTGAGCCATttggaaagctgcatttaaatCTAAATCCTTtactgtgaaagaaaatgaCCCAGCTGGGAAAATTACAGCCATGGATCACCCCCTAAGACCTATGTGGACAGTCAACCCAGCCAGCAATGGAGTGATAACTCACTTGATGAGTCATTGTCATGCCCTGCTAATGAAAAAGTCACTGTGATGGCTCTTTTTCATCTTGGTGCCATGAATATTTTGTATCTGACTGCAAGTTCACATACAGTGAACTGTGAACTGTTCAAAGACCACAGGTTCACACtaaaagaactaaaaaaaaaaatctaactccAGGCCCTACTAGCAGGGGTCCTGTGTAAGGATGCCCAAGAAAAACAGTTAGGTCATGGCTAACTCGATAACTGAGGTGAGAAAAATCTCACCACTCTAACATATTACTTCTCTTTTTCTAGCAAGCATAGTGCAAGACGCAATGGTAACCTCTCCAATTAAAGtgatttcctttattttggTTGGAAACTGCTATGCCCTACTTAGCTTGTGGATCAGTTTtgaaggagcagggaggaaaagcagATTATAAATTCCTTGCATTATTGACTTTCCTGACAGAGTAATATGAGCATGAGACAGAGAAAATTCTCCtcttggtgattttttttcctcccatgaGTTTAACTCTGGCAGGCACCAGCTCTGTCTCACAAATAAGCTCCAATCAGCTTGTACACAGAAATCAGAAGTACAAATATGATGTCCTTGGAGGTGATCAGGCTAAATTAAGACATTCAAGGGGAGGAACAACAGCTACCACAGTCTGCAACTACAACCAGGTACAAAGTGGAGACATGACACACCAGACAACAGCCCTAGGTCACAGCTATGCCAAGTTAAGAGTAACTGATGGGCCTGACCCCACCCTGAGTCAGGCAGCCAAGTTAAGACCAAGATTCAGGACAGGTTATTTGCTGAAATCAAGCCAGGCTGTCTCTTAAAACAAGGAAGTAGCTCAGTGACTAAAGCTCCTTGTGACTGCAGCTGGTTAACATTCTCATGATTATCATCATTGCTCACACTGAcaagtaaataatttaatagCTTAATTAAAAACTGAAGTAACTATAATTGTGTTTTCCTCCATCTTTCCCTTCTGTCTGTTCTGCTTCTTTTCTCTGCACCACCTTAACCAaatcttttccttccctagttgtattttttctcctctttgagGAACAATAGATTAGCAAGAACTAACCTGTTTTTAGGTAGATTCTGAGTCCCctactgagctgctgctgctcttctagTGGTCACCATGAATCAGTTTGTCAATACAGTGTTGGAAGAATTAGGAAACTTTCATTCTACTCCCTGTCTAAAAGTACTTTGTATTAGTATTGTACTTAGTATTGTAATCAGTGTTGTACAATACTTAGTATTGTATTCAGTATTTTGTACTTTGCTAAAATGGAACCAAGACTTTAgggtttatattaaaaatactctAAAATAAATCTATATACAGCATAGCGTGTCCTCCGAACAAAACCAGAGGATTACCACTAGGTTCACACAAGTGCTGTACCTAACAGTATGACAGTCAATTCAAGCTTTAACATGATTTATTACACAATGAACATGTCACAGATCTATGCCAGCAGACATGTAATTAAACAATTAAAAGGATTGAGACTTACATATTCCTTCACATTTTTTGTCTTCACGGCTTTGTATGAGTAGTATGCAGGATACAGCATCCCGAACACCAGCCTATTGGAAAACAGAAAGAGTTTTCAGGATCTGTTACACTGTATATGACAAAACAGTGACAATATGTCGTTAGAACAATGCAGCcaacttaatataaaaaatCGTGTTCtctagcattaaaaaaatatataaaataaaaactaaaaaatcaGTGTCatattttccttggaagaagtTTCATGATCGACAAAACTAGAACAACATGAACATAAATGGGTGTGTGCCCTAAAGACAACAAACTGTTTTGTAAGGCTGTTTCTAAGACAAAATGTAAAACCAGTTGTTCTGGTTCTTCTACAAGGAAAACCAGTCCTGCAGCCCTTCCACACCAGAAGATAGCACTGGCAGTGCTATCACACTTGAAGAGCCTCTGAACCTATCAGCAGTTAATCACATTCATTTACTTTTATCAGATTACCAGAAGCTTATTTCCAAAAGAATTTTAAGTCAACACTGACTTAGAAAATTTCATCTCCTTTTGCTAGAACTCTGCAACAGCAACATttagaaatggagaaaaagt
Encoded proteins:
- the REEP3 gene encoding receptor expression-enhancing protein 3, with the protein product MVSWMISRAVVLVFGMLYPAYYSYKAVKTKNVKEYVRWMMYWIVFALYTVTETITDLTVSWFPLYYELKIAFVIWLLSPYTRGASLIYRKFLHPLLSSKEREIDEYIVQAKERGYETMVNFGRQGLNLAATAAVTAAVKSQGAITEKLRSFSMHDLTTIQGDEPVGQRPYQTLPEAKKKTRASTSESSAPLEKNHGDDKTDEEMEGTFSEDEMFAQRGLRRTQSMKSVKTIKGRKEIRYGSLKYRVKKRPTVYF